The following is a genomic window from Clostridium sp..
TAGAAGGGCCGTTAATAATTCCAACTTTTGTACTGGCAGAACTCAGACATATAGCGGATTCTTCAGATGGCTTGAAGAGAACTAGAGGAAGAAGGGGGCTTGATATACTCAACAAGATACAGAAGGAATTGAATATAGCTGTAAAAATATATGAAAAAGATTTCCCTGATATAAAGGAGGTTGACAGTAAACTTTTGAAACTTTCCCAGGTATTAAATGGGAAGGTTATAACAAATGATTATAATTTAAACAAAGTGGCTGAATTCCAGGGTGTGCCTGTCTTAAACATAAATGAACTTGCAAATGCGGTTAAGCCAGTTGTACTCCCGGGTGAAGAGATGAAGGTACAGATAATTAAAGATGGTAAGGAGTCGGGACAGGGGATAGCCTATCTTGATGATGGTACTATGATAGTTATAGAAGGTGGAAGAAAATATATAGGGGATACAAAAGATGTAGTTGTGACTTCTGTATTACAAACGGCGGCAGGAAGAATGATATTTGCAAAACAAAAAGAGGAGTTCTGATATGGAAGGAAATTATGCTATTATAGTAGCGGCAGGAAAAGGAACTAGAATGCATGCTGATATAAATAAGCAGTTTATAAATATAGATGGGAAACCAATTCTTTATTATTCTGTAGATACGTTTTCTAAAAATAAATTTGTTGACGGCATAGTACTGGTTTGTTCAAAAAGTGAGATTGAATATTGTAGACATGAAATAGTTGAGAAATATAATTTTACAAAGGTTTTGGATATTGTTGAAGGTGGAGATGAACGACAGAATTCAGTTCTAAATGGACTTAATGCCTTGGAAAAATATAAATGTAATATAGTATTAATTCATGATGGAGCAAGGCCTTTTGTTACAGATCGAATGATAAATGATGGTATAAAGTTTTCTAAGCTTTATAGTGCATGTGCTTGTGGTGTAGAGCCTAAAGACACTATAAAAATTAAAAATAGAGAAGGGTTTTCCATAAGTACATTAGATAGGGGAAAACTCGCAATGGTACAGACACCTCAATGCTTCCACTATAAGCTTATTCTGGAATGTCATAGAAAAATTTTGGAGGAAGGCCTTAAAGTTACGGATGATACAATGGTAGTTGAGCACTATGAAAATAAAGTGTATTTATATAGAGGAAGTTACAATAATATAAAGATAACTGTACCTGATGATCTCAATACTGCTAAGATGATAGTTAAAAGTTTTATATAAGCTGAGTTTGGCTCCCCTGTCTCAAATACATGCGGCAGGGGATTTATTTTAAATGAAAATGAAATTTACAGACTTTATATTATATAATAATATGATAAAATGAATACTGACTATATATTAAAATTAAAACTGAATAGGGAGTGCAGATGTCTATGAAAATTTATAATACTATGACTAATAGAAAAGAGGAATTTATACCTCTGGTTCCCGGGGAAGTTAGCATGTATGTATGTGGACCCACGGTATATAACTTTTTTCACATAGGGAATGCGAGAACTTTTGTAGTATTTGATACAGTGAGAAGATATTTTGAATATAGGGGATATAAAGTAAAATTTGTACAAAACTTTACTGATATTGATGATAAAATGATTAGAAGGGCAAATGAAGAAGCTATAACAGTAGAACAGCTTGGAGATAAATTTATAGAAGAATACTATAAAGATGCAGATGCCCTGAATATAGAAAGAGCTACTGCTAATCCACGGGCTACAGCATATATAGATCAAATAATTTCATTTGTAAAAGATCTTATAGATATAGGATATGCATATGAAGTAGATGGAGATGTGTATTTTAGTACTAAGAAATTTAAAGAGTATGGCAAGTTATCCGGACAAAATATTGAAGATCTCCAAGCAGGAGCAAGGATAGATATAGATAAAAGGAAACAGGATCCTATGGATTTTGCAGTATGGAAGAACCAGAAACCTGGTGAGCCTGCATGGAAAAGTCCATGGGGTATGGGAAGACCAGGTTGGCATATAGAGTGTTCATGCATGGTATATAATTTATTGGGGGATACAATAGATATTCATGCAGGAGGAGCTGACCTGATTTTTCCGCATCATGAAAATGAAATAGCACAGAGTGAGAGTAGAACAGGAAAACCTTTTGCAAAGTATTGGATGCATTCTGCCTTTGTAAATGTCAATAATCAGAAGATGTCAAAGTCGCTCAACAATTTTTTTACAGTAAGAGAAATACTTCAAAAATATGATCCAGATGTAATAAGAATGTTCATGTTATCCGGACACTATAGAAATCAGATAAATTTTAATTTAGAACTTCTGGATTCAACAAAATCTGCTTTAGATAGGGTGTATAATTCTATTGCAAATTTAGAGAATCTTTTAGAAGAGACTTCAGTAGAAAATCTAATTGAAACTGAAAAAAATTACAAAAATAAATTGAATGAATATAGAAGCAAATACATAGAAAAAATGGATGATGATTTCAATACCGCTGACGCAATATCTGTTATATTTGATCTCATAAAGGACATAAATATTAATGTAAATAATAAGTCTTCCAAACAACTAATAAATTATTGCTTAGATATTATTAAAGAACTTGGTGCTCCTCTCGGAATCCTGCAGAAATCAAAAAAAGGTAATATTGAAGATTATATACAGCAGTTGATAGAACAAAGACAGCAGGCAAGAAAAGACAGGAATTGGGCTGTGGCCGATAAAATAAGAGATGAATTAAAAGATGAAGGAATAATTCTTGAAGATACACCTCAGGGAGTGAGATGGAAGAAAATATAAGATGGAAAATTTTTTGTATAACGGCGTATTTACCGAAAAAGAAGTTAAAAATCTTAACCCGCTTGTTTTGGCATTTGTAGGAGATGCAGTATATGAAGTCTTTATAAGATCTTATTTGGTTAGTAAAAATAGAGATATGCCAGTTCATAAACTTCATGTTAAAGCTGTGCAATTTGTAAAAGCACATTCTCAAAGTGAAATTATAAAAAGATTGTCCAGTGAACTTTCAGATGAGGAATTGTATTTTTTCAAACGAGGTAGAAATACAAAATCTGGCACTATTCCTAAAAATGCAGATGTTCAGGAATATAAATTTGCTACGGGTTTTGAAGCTCTTATTGGATATCTATATCTAACTAAAAAAATAGATAGATTAAAATATCTTCTGGATTCTATAATCAGTTTGAAGATTTAAAAGGGGTTGAAATTTTACAGCATGAAAAGAGATGGATTTATAAAAGAAAAAGGTACTAAAGATAATTTTGCAGAAGATATAATAGAAGGAAGAAATGCAGTTATTGAAGCATTGAAATCTGATAAAACAATTGAGCAAATTTTTGTTTCAAATGGTGAAATTACAGGATCGCTAAACAAGATACTTGCAATGGCTAAAGAGAAAAAGCTTGCAGTAAAAAAGATTGACAAAAGAAAGTTAGACCAAATGTCATATACAGGAGTGCACCAGGGTGTAATTGCAAAGGTTACTCCTTATAAATATTGTGAGGTTGAAGATATACTGCAATATTCAATGCAAAAGAAAGAAAAACCCTTTATATTAATATTGGATGAAATAGAAGATCCACATAATTTTGGCGCTATAATAAGGACTGCAGAGGTATTTGGCGTACATGGAATAATTATACCCAAAAGGCGTAATGTGGGAGTTACGCCTATAGTATACAAGGCATCTGCCGGGGCGGTTGAACATATGAAGATATGTAAAGTAACTAATATAAGTTCAACTATTGATAAATTGAAAAAGAGCGGAATATGGGTATATGGTGCAGATATGGAAGGTGAAGAATACTGTTTTAATACGGATTTCGCAGGGAATACTGCCTTGGTCATAGGAAATGAAGGAAATGGCATTTCAAAATTAGTTAAAGAAAAATGTGATGTACTTGTAAGAGTACCAATGATAGGCAATATATCATCATTGAATGCTTCAATGGCAGGGGGAATAATAATGTATGAAATTTTAAAGCAAAGGTTAAAAGAGAATAAAAAGTGAGAAATATTTTTGTAGACGGATATAATGTAATAAATAGCTGGTCTGTATTAAAGCAAACTAAAAATTATAGTTTTGAATCGGCAAGACAACATCTTATAGAACTTTTGACAAATTATGCTGCTTTTAATGGATATAAAATATTTATAGTTTTTGATGCACAGCTGGTTACTGGAAGTATGGAAAAAAAAGAAAAGGTTAGTGATAATGTAACCATAGTATTTACTAAGGAAGGTGAAACTGAAGATGCATATATAGAAAAAACTGTAAATAATATAGGGCGTAAAAATGAGGTGTTTGTAGTAACTTCAGATAAATTGGAGCAACAGCTTGTTTTTCAAAGAGGAG
Proteins encoded in this region:
- the ispD gene encoding 2-C-methyl-D-erythritol 4-phosphate cytidylyltransferase, giving the protein MEGNYAIIVAAGKGTRMHADINKQFINIDGKPILYYSVDTFSKNKFVDGIVLVCSKSEIEYCRHEIVEKYNFTKVLDIVEGGDERQNSVLNGLNALEKYKCNIVLIHDGARPFVTDRMINDGIKFSKLYSACACGVEPKDTIKIKNREGFSISTLDRGKLAMVQTPQCFHYKLILECHRKILEEGLKVTDDTMVVEHYENKVYLYRGSYNNIKITVPDDLNTAKMIVKSFI
- the cysS gene encoding cysteine--tRNA ligase, which codes for MKIYNTMTNRKEEFIPLVPGEVSMYVCGPTVYNFFHIGNARTFVVFDTVRRYFEYRGYKVKFVQNFTDIDDKMIRRANEEAITVEQLGDKFIEEYYKDADALNIERATANPRATAYIDQIISFVKDLIDIGYAYEVDGDVYFSTKKFKEYGKLSGQNIEDLQAGARIDIDKRKQDPMDFAVWKNQKPGEPAWKSPWGMGRPGWHIECSCMVYNLLGDTIDIHAGGADLIFPHHENEIAQSESRTGKPFAKYWMHSAFVNVNNQKMSKSLNNFFTVREILQKYDPDVIRMFMLSGHYRNQINFNLELLDSTKSALDRVYNSIANLENLLEETSVENLIETEKNYKNKLNEYRSKYIEKMDDDFNTADAISVIFDLIKDININVNNKSSKQLINYCLDIIKELGAPLGILQKSKKGNIEDYIQQLIEQRQQARKDRNWAVADKIRDELKDEGIILEDTPQGVRWKKI
- a CDS encoding Mini-ribonuclease 3, which produces MENFLYNGVFTEKEVKNLNPLVLAFVGDAVYEVFIRSYLVSKNRDMPVHKLHVKAVQFVKAHSQSEIIKRLSSELSDEELYFFKRGRNTKSGTIPKNADVQEYKFATGFEALIGYLYLTKKIDRLKYLLDSIISLKI
- the rlmB gene encoding 23S rRNA (guanosine(2251)-2'-O)-methyltransferase RlmB, yielding MKRDGFIKEKGTKDNFAEDIIEGRNAVIEALKSDKTIEQIFVSNGEITGSLNKILAMAKEKKLAVKKIDKRKLDQMSYTGVHQGVIAKVTPYKYCEVEDILQYSMQKKEKPFILILDEIEDPHNFGAIIRTAEVFGVHGIIIPKRRNVGVTPIVYKASAGAVEHMKICKVTNISSTIDKLKKSGIWVYGADMEGEEYCFNTDFAGNTALVIGNEGNGISKLVKEKCDVLVRVPMIGNISSLNASMAGGIIMYEILKQRLKENKK
- a CDS encoding NYN domain-containing protein, translating into MRNIFVDGYNVINSWSVLKQTKNYSFESARQHLIELLTNYAAFNGYKIFIVFDAQLVTGSMEKKEKVSDNVTIVFTKEGETEDAYIEKTVNNIGRKNEVFVVTSDKLEQQLVFQRGAVRMSSLEFCKEVEAINHKIHSKIEINYSDKKHALEDRIDKKILDELEKIRRSE